The Bdellovibrionales bacterium sequence GCGCCTTTGCGGCAGTGGGGCAGTTGCTCAGCCACCAACGATATTCGCCTGAACTGGCGACTGATTATGGCCGCGCCAGAGCTGCTGGATTACGTCATCGTGCATGAGCTTTGCCACATTCCGCACAAGCACCATGGCAAGGCTTTTTGGCGGAGCGTTGAGGCGGCGATGCCCGACGCGAAAGCCCTGCGCCGCACCTTGCGTGCGTGGGAGGCGCAAAGGACGGGGGAGGACTAGAGGGGAAAAAGGCGGGCAAAATCGCAAAAATAAAGTCGTTTGTTCTCAAGGGGTTGGCAAAAAACAGGCCTCTATGGTCGTGCGGAGCGTGCACAATCCCCCGCTTTTTTGCCAAGAACGCTCTCTACGGGCGTTTCAGCCTTAAAACCTACCGTATGTTGTGGCCTCGAAAAGCAAAAAAACACAACCTATAGTAGGTCAAAAACAAACTTCGCCCAAATCCAAAATCGACCGAAGTTTTGACTTTTATCGCGGCTCTTAATAGTTGCGTTAATTGTTTTCATACCCTTTTTGAGGTATGATGAGGGCATCAATTTTTAAGGGGAGCGCCATTATGAAAGAGAAACCCGTTCAGGAAGAATTTCAAGAAAACAAGAAATCTTTTGTTGGCTGCCATTGGGGCAAGGGCGCGTTGGCTGTCCTTAACGCAGCGGCTTTTGCCATCCTCTCTCCTTATGCGGCGGGCATCGTGGCGGTGACCAGCGCGGCCTCATGGCTGGCCTATGCGGTGACTAAAAACAAGATGACAGCGCAACCAGAAGGCGCAAGCCCGCAAGGCGTTTTCCGTAAAGCTTTTAACGGGGTTGTGATTTCGGGGACTGTGGGAACAGTGGCGCTTGTTGCTGCCGCTACTTCTTTTCATGGGATGACAGCGCTGTATCATGAAAAGGAAACGCCCGTGACGTCGCATGATATTGCCGAGGCTCAAGCCATTCTTAATGGCCGCGCGGCTATTGGGGATGTTGGCTTTATTCGAAGCGATGGGGATGCCTCTATTAAAATAGGGGAGGTCTATTCTCCCGTTAAAAAAGATGGCAGTGGCTGCTCTGTCAGCGTTCTTGAAAAAGATTTTATCACAGGCAAGCCAAGTGAGGTGACTATCGACATCCCAACGGATCGTTCTAAGCCCATCAAAAGAACAAGCAAAACGCTGAATCTTTAATCCATAAAAGATAGACGCGCCGCATGAGAACCCTTAAACTGGCTGGAGAGGATTTTCTCTGGCCAGTTTTTTTGTGGGTTTTGTTATGCCTGATTTTCAAACCATCGATGATCTTCGTTTGAGTGGCAAGGTCGCTCTTGTCCGCGCCGATATGAACGTGCCGATGCAGGGCGGCCGCGTGAGCGACGCCACGCGCCTTGAGCGGCTTGTGCCGACGATCCGCGATCTGCAAAAAGCGGGCGCGAAGATTGTGCTGCTCTCGCATTTCGGGCGGCCCAAGGGCCAGCGCGATGAGGCCTTTTCCCTGCGCCCCGTGGCAGAGGAGCTTAGCGGGATACTAAAGGATCCCGTTGCGTTTGCTGAGGATTGCGTGGGCGCGGTTGCGCAGCGCGCGGTGGAGGCTTTACAAAACGGCCAGATTTTGGTTTTGGAAAATACGCGCTTTTATCCGCAGGAAGAGGCGAACGATTTGCCTTTTGCGCGGCAGATTGCGGCGCTGGGCGAGGTCTTTATCAATGACGCTTTTTCCGCCGCGCACCGCGCCCATGCCACAACTGTCGCGCTGGCTGAGCTTTTGCCCGCCGCCGCAGGCCGTTTGATGGAGGAAGAGCTTTCGGCGCTTGGCAAGGCGTTGGATCATCCCGAAAAGCCGTTGGCGGCTTTGATTGGTGGCTCGAAAATCTCGACCAAGCTAGACCTGCTCAATAATCTCGTTGCCAAGGTGGACATTCTCGTTTTAGGCGGCGGGATGGCTAACACGTTTCTGGCCGCCAAGGGGACGGCTATCGGCAAGTCGCTGTACGAGCCGGACATGCTGGACACTGCCCGCGCTATTATGGCCACGGCGGACGGGCGCGGCTGTCATATCCTTTTGCCCACAGACGTTGTCGTGGCGGGCGAGACGAAGGCGGGCGCGGCGCATCAAACCGTTTCGGTGAACGCTGTTCCAGCGGATCAAATGATCTTTGATCTGGGAGAAAAAACAGTGAAGGATATTAAGGAAAACCTTTCCCTTTGTCGCACGGTGATTTGGAATGGCCCCTTGGGCGTTTTTGAAATGCCGCCGTTTGATGCCGCGACAAACGAAGTGGCCATCGCTGTTGCCGATCTCACCAAGCGCGGGAAGATTCTTTCGGTTGCTGGCGGCGGCGACACCGTTTCCGCGCTTAGCCATGCGGGCGTGACGCACGGCATCTCCTACCTTTCCACGGCGGGCGGCGCGTTCCTTGAATGGCTAGAGGGTAAAACGTTACCGGGTGTGGCCGCTTTGGAAAAGGCCGTCCCTGCCGTCAAAACAGGCAAGGTGCTTATATAAGAGAGGATTTAGGATTCGGGATTCAGGTAGAGATTCCTCGCTTACTCCTTCCGTCATTCCCGCGTCCTCGTCCCGCTGCTCGGGATGACGGTCATGCCATCAGGCCCATTATCACATCGCGGATAATCCGCACGCCGTTGGTGGTGAGGATAGATTCGGGATGGAATTGCAGCCCCACAAAGCGTGCCGCGCCCCCTGTGCTGCGTAGCGCGTGAACCTCGCCCGTTTGCGCATCAAAGCTGACGTCCATACCCTGCGGCAACGCGGCTCCATCCACTTTGCCCGCAAAGGTGTTGTAAAAACCAACGCGTTCTGGTTCGCCCCACAGATCAATCAGCTCTTGTGCGCCTTGAAACGGCCTTTGCTTTTTTACAAGAGGTAGGCCAAGGACGTTGCACAGAATCTGATGCCCAAGGCAAATACAAAACAGCGGTTTTTTAGTTTCAATAAAAGTGCGGCATAGCACGGTGGCCTTGGCGATGCGCGCATTCTCCCTATCGCGCGGATCCCCCGGGCCGGGGCCTAGCACGATCAAATCGGCGTCGTCCGTGGCGGCATCATAAGCCGCGTTCATCACAATCTTGGGGATCATGCCCAGCGGGCGGATCATATGCGCCAGCATGCGCGTGAAGTGATCCTCATTATCGATGATCGTCACCTTCTTGCCGATGAGGCGCGGGTCGGGATGCCGCGCATCACTTTGATCCTCGATCCAAAAGCGCGAAAGCTTGGCGTTGCGTGAGGACAGCTTAATCATCATGTCCTCGCCATACACTTGCTCGCCAAGCCGATAGAGCGGCTCGTTCGAGCCTGCGCGAAAGCCTAGCGCCGCCAGCATCCCACGAGCCTTCGCCGCCGTTTCAGCGGTTTCGCTTTCGGGATCGCTGTCCTTTACAATCGTTGCGCCCGCGCTGATGGAAAAAGAACCGTCCAGCGCGATTTCGGCCATGCGGATCGTGATGGGCGAATCCAGCATATCTCTCCCGCTCGTATCGCGACCCAGAAGAGCCAAGGCACTGCCATAATAACCACGCGATTGTTCGTTATAGCGGTAATTGATACGGCAGGCGTTCTCGATGGGACTGCCCACCACGGTGGCCGCGAACATGCTCTCGCGCAGCATATCGACCACATCGCGATCCGATTGTCCCGCTAAGACATACTCCGTGTGGATCAGCTTAGACATTTCCTTGATCATCGGGCCGACGACTTGGCCGCCCGCTGTGCACACTTCGGCCATCATCTTCAGCTCTTCATCCACGACCATGAGTAGCTCAAAGATTTCCTTTTGATCACCAAGGAAGCCTTGCAGGGCGGGCAGCGCGGCGGCGTGGTCATGCTCCATCTTACGGAAAGTGCCGCTGATGGGGTTCATCTTCACGTTGCCGCCCTTAACCGACAAATGCCTCTCTGGCGTTGCGCCGATAAAATAGCGATCACCCGTGAAGTATAGGAAGGCCCAGTATGTGCCGTATTCATTTTCCAGCAGACGGCGATAGACGGACAAAGCCTTCGCGCGATCAAACGCCGCAATGCGGCCGCGATAGGTGCGCGGTACGACAAAGTTGCAGCCTTCGCCGTTGCCGATCTCGTCGTCAATAATCCGGCGCACCATCGCGGCAAAGCCCGCATCGTCGGGGGTGAACGCGCCCTCGCCGTCCATGACGAGCGTGTTATCGGGCAAAAGCGCGAGCAGTTGGTCTAGCGCGATGCTGTCTTGTTCCTTGACGTTCAGGCACAGGATCTTTTCGTTTTTGTGCCGCGCCTGAAAACCAAGCTCTTCCACTTGGCGAAAGGGCAGAATGCTTAGCGTATCGAAGGTTTCTTGGGCGGGCGTTTCTTTGCGGCGTGGAATGCCTTCCAGCTTATCCAGCGCGGCGAGCGAGCCGGACAGGCACAAAACGGTGTCTGCGGCTTGGCGGCGGATCAGGGCAAACGGCTCTGTGGTGGTCAAGAAGTTGATCATGGCTTTTTCTCTCTTTTTAAAAAGGAAGGATGCGTGAGCGCGAAAAGGAACACGCCACACCGGCAAAGGCGTTTGGCCCTACCGCCATCGCCCTTGCGTTGCGAGAAAAAGAGAAAAAGAAAAAAGCATGCGCGTTTTTTATTCCTACTTGCACTTTAACTTAGAGCGTTCTTGATCCGCACGGGCGCGGATCGTCGGCGCGGCGTTGGGATATTTGCTTTTAAGCGCCGACAGGGTGTTGCACGCGTCCTCGGTCTTTTCGATGGAACCCAAAGACATTGCCATCTTCAAAAGAGAATCGGGGGCCTTGGTTCCCTTGGGGTTTTGCTGATACGCCTCGGCAAAGGCCGCGGCAGCATCACCAAACTTGGCGCGAACATAATACGTCTCGGCATGCCAGTACTTGGCGTTATCGATCAGCCTGTCTTTGGGGTTCTTGGCGATAAAGCTTTTGAACGCTTTTTCGGCTTCATCGTAATTGGCTTGGCGCAACAGACCAAACGCGCGTTCGTATTGCTCTTGTGGGGTCAGGCCATAATCGGCGGGCTTGGCGGGCAGCGGCGGCGCTTTGGCTCCTGCCACTGCGCCTGTAACTTTATCGCCGCGCACTTTGACGCCGCCCAGTGTGCCGGAAACGGGGGCTTGATCAGGCTCCGGAATGCCCGTTGCCGTAGGCTCATCCTCATCACGGTAGGGGGATGGTGTGCCCGATGCAGACGGAAGCAGGGGGGGGGCAGCCGCAGGGATCGCGGCGGGCGGAACGCTTTCCAACTTGGTCAGGCGCGCATCGGCATCTGACTGCATTTTCTGCAACGCCGTATCAATGCGGCGCATGGCATAATCGATTTGCTCGACCTTGCCTGTTAGGGCACGCATTTGATCTTCAACAACGGACAGGCGCATTTCCATGCCTGTGCTGGCGGCGTTGGCGGCATAGGGGGCTTCCTCGTCTTGAGCGGCGCAGAGTGGTGGCGCAACAAGCACAAGGGCAATCATAAGGGCGGACGAGGCGAGGAGGGGATGTTTGATCATGGCGGGGTTCCCAATCGAATCAGTGTCTTTTTTCATCATAGCGCCGTTGTCCAGAAAGCCAACCTTGAGGTTTAAGGCAAGCGTTGGCCAAACAGAGCCGTTCCTATTCGCACATGGCTTGCGCCGTGGGTGATGGCTTCCTCAAAATCCGCGCTCATGCCCATGCTGACCTGCGCAAGGTTGTGCTGGTCGGCCAGCTTTTTCAGGGCGGCAAAGAAGGGCGCGGGATCCTGATCCTTAGGAGGAAGTGCCATCAATCCGTCAATTTTAAGGCCAAGCGCTTGGCAGGCCCCTAAAAACGCCGCAACCTCTTCTGGCGGAATGCCCGCTTTTTGCGGCTCCGCCCCGATATTGACCTCAATGAGCAAGCGCGGCGTGCGACCCTGTTTCTTCATCTCCCTAGCCAGCGCCTGCGCCAGCTTGGGTCGGTCAAGCGTCTCGATCACGTCAAAAAGGCCAACGGCTTCAGGGACTTTGTTGGTCTGCAGGGGGCCGATCAGGTGTAGTTTTAACTCAGGATAGCGGGTTTTAAGGGCCGGAAACTTGGCCGCCGCCTCCTGCACCCTGTTTTCGCCAAAAACGCGCTGCCCTGCCGCCAAAGCCGCCTCGATAGCCTCGATAGCCTCGACGGGCTGCGTCTTGCTGACAGCCACAAGGGTCACAGAGGCAGCGCCCCGCCCCGCCTTTTGGCAGGATTCTTCGATTTTTTGGGAAACAAGGGCCAGATTTTTGGCAAAGGTGGTCATGCCCGCCAAAATAAAGATGCCATGAGCGTTTGACAACAGCTTATTAGAAACGCAAATTAGCGCGTCTTTGGTTTTTTATCTTTTGGAGTGATGATGGCATACGTTCAGGGGCAGACAGGCGAGTGGGAGATGGTGATCGGGCTTGAGGTTCATGCTCAGGTGACCTCGAAGGCCAAGTTGTTTTCCGGCGCAAGCGCGGCTTTCGGCGGCGCGCCCAACGCGCATGTCTCGCTGGTCGATGCGGGCTTTCCGGGCATGCTTCCCGTCATCAACAAATACTGCGTCGAGCAAGCGGTGCGCACAGGCCTTGGCCTGAAGGCGCAGATCAACCTGACTTCCGTCTTTGATCGCAAAAACTATTTCTATGCCGATTTGCCCAACGGCTATCAGATCAGCCAGTTCACGCAGCCCATCGTCGGCAAGGGCGAGATCATCCTTGACCTTGAGGGCGGCAAGTCGCGCACGGTCGGCATTACGCGCCTGCATCTTGAACAGGACGCGGGCAAAAGCATGCACGACCAAAGCCCCACGGAAACCTTTGTGGATTTAAACCGCGCGGGCGTGGCGCTGATGGAAGTGGTGTCTGAGCCCGACATGCGCAGTGGCGAAGAAGCCGCCGCGTACCTGAAGAAGCTACGTGCTATCGTGCGTTATCTGGGCAGTTGCGATGGTAATATGGAGGAAGGCTCCATGCGTTGCGACGTGAACATCTCTATGCGCCGCGTCGGGGTCACGACGCTCGGCACGCGCTGTGAGATCAAGAACGTGAACTCCATCCGCTTTGTGATGCAGGCGATTGACTATGAAGCGCAGCGTCAGGTGGAGATCCTTGAGGCCGGTGGGGAGGTCAAGCAGGAAACGCGCCTGTGGGACACGGGCAAGGGCATCACGCGTGCCATGCGCTCAAAGGAAGAGGCGCACGATTACCGCTATTTCCCCGATCCCGATTTGTTGCCGCTCGTTCTGGACGCGGCGTGGGTGGACGCGATCAAAGAGACACTGCCGGAATTGCCCGATGAAAAGAAGCAGCGCTTTATCAGCGAATACGGCCTGACCGACTATGACGCCTCGGTGTTGGTCGCGGAAAAGGCGAGCGCCGATTTCTTTGAAACGGTGGCCAAGGGTCGTGATGGCAAGCTGGCCGCCAACTGGTTGACGAGTGAGCTGTTCGGCGCGCTCAATAAAATGGGCAAGTCGATTGAGGAAAGCCCCATCAGTGGTGAGGCTCTGGGCGGCCTGATCGAGCTGATCAGCAACGATACGATTTCGGGACGCATCGCCAAGGACGTGTTTGCCGAGATGCTGGCCAGCGGCAAACCCGCCGCGCAAATTGTCGAGGAAAAAGGTCTGCGGCAGGTCACGGACATGGGCGCGATTGGCGCGGAGATCGACAAGATTCTGGCCGCGAATGGCGATAAGGTGGCCGAGTATCGCGCGGGCAAGGACAAGCTGTTCGGCTTTTTCGTCGGCCAAGTGATGAAGGCCACGGGCGGCAAGCTCAACCCCGCCATGCTGAATGATACACTGAAAGAAAAATTGAAAGGGTAAGCTGCCCCGTTCTTTCTTTCCTTCACGTTATGCCCCCTCTTGTCTTTGTGGCTTATAGCTCCTTTTTCGGGAACGGGAGCAGTTTGCCTCGTGTGCGGGGCGGTTGGGTTTCATTGGGGTATATCGGGCGCGCTATTTCAAAGGTGCCTGAGCGATAGTTGAAGGAGGGAACATGCTGAGCCGTTAGGTGGCGTGTTCTTTCCAAGAATGTTTCAGGCGTTATCTGACCCGTCAGTGTGTCCGCGATATAATTTGCCTCTAAAGACTGGCTGACGGCATCGATCATAAGCTCAAGGATATCCTCAACGGAGCCGGCGTTGCCAAATTTTTTGCCCATGCGTTTTTGGGCGGAGCCAAGGATTTTTGAAACGCTCGTTAAGGCGTTCGGCGTGATAGTGTAGTCACGGGCCTTAGTCTTGACCTGCATAATCTTGCACAAGGTGTCGATGGAATAAGGCTCAATCTCAAAACGATAGGGGAAACGTCGTGCAAGCCCTTCATTGGCGTTGAGGAGGGCTGTGATGCCGTCAGGGTAACCGGAGAGGACAAAAACAGTCCCGCTGTTGATATTGCGTTCATGACTGACAAGGGCGGTGATGAAATCGATGGCCG is a genomic window containing:
- the gatB gene encoding Asp-tRNA(Asn)/Glu-tRNA(Gln) amidotransferase subunit GatB translates to MAYVQGQTGEWEMVIGLEVHAQVTSKAKLFSGASAAFGGAPNAHVSLVDAGFPGMLPVINKYCVEQAVRTGLGLKAQINLTSVFDRKNYFYADLPNGYQISQFTQPIVGKGEIILDLEGGKSRTVGITRLHLEQDAGKSMHDQSPTETFVDLNRAGVALMEVVSEPDMRSGEEAAAYLKKLRAIVRYLGSCDGNMEEGSMRCDVNISMRRVGVTTLGTRCEIKNVNSIRFVMQAIDYEAQRQVEILEAGGEVKQETRLWDTGKGITRAMRSKEEAHDYRYFPDPDLLPLVLDAAWVDAIKETLPELPDEKKQRFISEYGLTDYDASVLVAEKASADFFETVAKGRDGKLAANWLTSELFGALNKMGKSIEESPISGEALGGLIELISNDTISGRIAKDVFAEMLASGKPAAQIVEEKGLRQVTDMGAIGAEIDKILAANGDKVAEYRAGKDKLFGFFVGQVMKATGGKLNPAMLNDTLKEKLKG
- a CDS encoding YggS family pyridoxal phosphate-dependent enzyme, with the translated sequence MSNAHGIFILAGMTTFAKNLALVSQKIEESCQKAGRGAASVTLVAVSKTQPVEAIEAIEAALAAGQRVFGENRVQEAAAKFPALKTRYPELKLHLIGPLQTNKVPEAVGLFDVIETLDRPKLAQALAREMKKQGRTPRLLIEVNIGAEPQKAGIPPEEVAAFLGACQALGLKIDGLMALPPKDQDPAPFFAALKKLADQHNLAQVSMGMSADFEEAITHGASHVRIGTALFGQRLP
- a CDS encoding anthranilate synthase family protein, which produces MINFLTTTEPFALIRRQAADTVLCLSGSLAALDKLEGIPRRKETPAQETFDTLSILPFRQVEELGFQARHKNEKILCLNVKEQDSIALDQLLALLPDNTLVMDGEGAFTPDDAGFAAMVRRIIDDEIGNGEGCNFVVPRTYRGRIAAFDRAKALSVYRRLLENEYGTYWAFLYFTGDRYFIGATPERHLSVKGGNVKMNPISGTFRKMEHDHAAALPALQGFLGDQKEIFELLMVVDEELKMMAEVCTAGGQVVGPMIKEMSKLIHTEYVLAGQSDRDVVDMLRESMFAATVVGSPIENACRINYRYNEQSRGYYGSALALLGRDTSGRDMLDSPITIRMAEIALDGSFSISAGATIVKDSDPESETAETAAKARGMLAALGFRAGSNEPLYRLGEQVYGEDMMIKLSSRNAKLSRFWIEDQSDARHPDPRLIGKKVTIIDNEDHFTRMLAHMIRPLGMIPKIVMNAAYDAATDDADLIVLGPGPGDPRDRENARIAKATVLCRTFIETKKPLFCICLGHQILCNVLGLPLVKKQRPFQGAQELIDLWGEPERVGFYNTFAGKVDGAALPQGMDVSFDAQTGEVHALRSTGGAARFVGLQFHPESILTTNGVRIIRDVIMGLMA
- the ybgF gene encoding tol-pal system protein YbgF; its protein translation is MIKHPLLASSALMIALVLVAPPLCAAQDEEAPYAANAASTGMEMRLSVVEDQMRALTGKVEQIDYAMRRIDTALQKMQSDADARLTKLESVPPAAIPAAAPPLLPSASGTPSPYRDEDEPTATGIPEPDQAPVSGTLGGVKVRGDKVTGAVAGAKAPPLPAKPADYGLTPQEQYERAFGLLRQANYDEAEKAFKSFIAKNPKDRLIDNAKYWHAETYYVRAKFGDAAAAFAEAYQQNPKGTKAPDSLLKMAMSLGSIEKTEDACNTLSALKSKYPNAAPTIRARADQERSKLKCK
- a CDS encoding phosphoglycerate kinase; this translates as MPDFQTIDDLRLSGKVALVRADMNVPMQGGRVSDATRLERLVPTIRDLQKAGAKIVLLSHFGRPKGQRDEAFSLRPVAEELSGILKDPVAFAEDCVGAVAQRAVEALQNGQILVLENTRFYPQEEANDLPFARQIAALGEVFINDAFSAAHRAHATTVALAELLPAAAGRLMEEELSALGKALDHPEKPLAALIGGSKISTKLDLLNNLVAKVDILVLGGGMANTFLAAKGTAIGKSLYEPDMLDTARAIMATADGRGCHILLPTDVVVAGETKAGAAHQTVSVNAVPADQMIFDLGEKTVKDIKENLSLCRTVIWNGPLGVFEMPPFDAATNEVAIAVADLTKRGKILSVAGGGDTVSALSHAGVTHGISYLSTAGGAFLEWLEGKTLPGVAALEKAVPAVKTGKVLI